The Streptomyces cynarae genome contains a region encoding:
- the smpB gene encoding SsrA-binding protein SmpB — protein MAKEKGRKLIAQNKKARHDYHILDTYEAGLVLMGTEVKSLRQGRASLVDGFVQLDGHEAWLYNVHVPEYSQGTWTNHSARRKRKLLLHRDEIDKLESKAQETGHTIVPLSLYFKDGRAKIEIALAKGKKEYDKRQTLREKQDRREAERAMSAVRRRQRA, from the coding sequence ATGGCTAAGGAAAAAGGGCGCAAGCTGATCGCGCAGAACAAGAAGGCGCGGCACGACTACCACATCCTCGACACCTACGAGGCCGGTCTCGTCCTCATGGGCACCGAGGTGAAGTCGCTGCGTCAGGGGCGGGCATCGCTGGTCGACGGCTTCGTGCAGCTCGACGGGCACGAGGCGTGGCTGTACAACGTGCACGTGCCGGAGTACAGCCAGGGCACCTGGACCAACCACAGCGCCCGCCGCAAGCGGAAGCTGCTGCTGCACCGCGACGAGATCGACAAGCTGGAGTCCAAGGCGCAGGAGACGGGTCACACGATCGTGCCCCTGTCCCTGTACTTCAAGGACGGCCGCGCCAAGATCGAGATCGCGCTGGCGAAGGGCAAGAAGGAGTACGACAAGCGGCAGACGCTCCGCGAGAAGCAGGACCGCCGCGAGGCGGAGCGGGCGATGTCGGCGGTGCGCCGCCGGCAGCGGGCGTGA
- a CDS encoding S41 family peptidase — protein MSGRDLFCQPRRIRHGAALTLVFASVLVAGAATGSFGGSDAKQSSTESAVPAGHDDVTEAAERAMADGKSPMEAAERAVSRSGDRWSAVYSQGEYEELEEALDGQYTGVGLSARRESDGRIEVTRVQPGSPAARAGIRKGDLLRRVDGEDVTGRPVTEVVSLLRGDADDAGAGSRVRLGLQRGTQTWTEVLRRARLSTDSVTVRRLARGITLIKVTAFTKGSGDRVRDAVDRAPKGGGIVLDLRGNSGGFVAEAVTAASVFLDGGLVGTYDVDGDQRVLRAEPGGDTTRPLVALVDGGTMSAAELLTGALQDRGRAVVVGTRTFGKGSIQMPSRLPDGSVAELTVGHYRTPAGRGVDGRGITPDLEVDDGALQRAETVLGGLGDAS, from the coding sequence ATGTCAGGCCGTGACCTGTTCTGTCAGCCCCGTCGCATCCGCCACGGGGCGGCCCTGACGTTGGTCTTCGCGAGCGTCCTCGTCGCCGGCGCCGCGACCGGCTCGTTCGGCGGAAGCGACGCGAAACAGTCCTCCACGGAGTCGGCGGTCCCGGCCGGCCACGACGACGTCACCGAGGCCGCCGAGCGGGCGATGGCCGACGGCAAGTCCCCGATGGAGGCCGCCGAGCGCGCGGTCAGCCGCAGCGGCGACCGGTGGAGCGCCGTCTACTCCCAGGGCGAGTACGAGGAGCTGGAGGAGGCCCTCGACGGCCAGTACACCGGCGTCGGGCTGTCGGCCCGGCGGGAGAGCGACGGGCGGATCGAGGTGACCCGGGTGCAGCCCGGCTCGCCCGCGGCCCGCGCCGGGATCCGCAAGGGCGACCTGCTGCGCCGCGTCGACGGCGAGGACGTCACCGGCAGGCCCGTCACCGAGGTCGTCTCTCTGCTGCGCGGCGACGCGGACGACGCGGGGGCCGGCTCCCGGGTGCGGCTCGGACTGCAGCGCGGCACGCAGACCTGGACCGAGGTGCTGCGCCGGGCCCGGCTTTCCACGGACTCGGTGACCGTGCGCCGGCTCGCCCGTGGCATCACCCTGATCAAGGTCACCGCGTTCACCAAGGGCTCCGGGGACCGCGTACGGGACGCCGTCGACCGGGCACCCAAGGGCGGCGGGATCGTGCTCGACCTGCGCGGCAACTCGGGGGGATTCGTCGCCGAGGCCGTCACCGCCGCGTCCGTCTTCCTCGACGGCGGGCTGGTGGGCACCTACGACGTCGACGGTGACCAGCGCGTCCTGCGCGCCGAGCCCGGCGGCGACACCACCAGACCCCTGGTCGCGCTTGTCGACGGCGGCACCATGAGCGCGGCCGAACTGCTCACCGGCGCCCTCCAGGACCGCGGCCGGGCCGTGGTGGTGGGCACCCGCACCTTCGGCAAGGGCTCCATCCAGATGCCGAGCCGCCTTCCGGACGGCTCCGTCGCCGAGCTGACCGTCGGCCACTACCGCACCCCCGCGGGCCGCGGTGTCGACGGCCGCGGCATCACCCCCGACCTGGAGGTCGACGACGGGGCGCTCCAGCGGGCCGAGACGGTGCTCGGGGGCCTGGGCGACGCCTCGTAG
- the ftsX gene encoding permease-like cell division protein FtsX, whose amino-acid sequence MRAQFVLSEIGVGLRRNLTMTFAVIVSVALSLALFGGSLLMSDQVNQMKGYWYDKVNVSIFLCNKSDAESDPNCSKGAVTQEQKDQILSDLKKMSVVEKVTYESQDEAYKHYKEQFGDSPLASSLTPDQMQESYRIKLKNPEQYQVIASAFNGRDGVQSVQDQKGILDNLFGLLNGMNWAARAVMAMMLVVALMLIVNTVRVSAFSRRRETGIMRLVGASGFYIQAPFIMEAAVAGLIGGTVACGFLLIARYFIIDHGLDLSHKLNLINFIGWDAVLTKLPLILATSLLMPALAAFFALRKYLKV is encoded by the coding sequence ATGCGCGCGCAGTTCGTTCTGTCGGAGATCGGTGTCGGTCTCCGCCGCAATCTGACGATGACCTTCGCGGTGATCGTCTCGGTCGCCCTCTCCCTGGCGCTCTTCGGCGGCTCGCTGCTGATGAGTGATCAGGTCAACCAGATGAAGGGCTACTGGTACGACAAGGTCAACGTCTCGATCTTCCTGTGCAACAAGAGCGACGCGGAGTCCGACCCCAACTGCTCCAAGGGCGCGGTCACCCAGGAGCAGAAGGACCAGATCCTCTCCGACCTGAAGAAGATGTCGGTCGTCGAGAAGGTCACCTACGAGTCCCAGGACGAGGCCTACAAGCACTACAAAGAGCAGTTCGGCGACTCCCCGCTGGCCAGTTCGCTCACTCCGGACCAGATGCAGGAGTCGTACCGCATCAAGCTGAAGAACCCGGAGCAGTACCAGGTCATCGCGTCCGCCTTCAACGGCCGCGACGGCGTGCAGTCGGTGCAGGACCAGAAGGGCATCCTGGACAACCTCTTCGGCCTGCTCAACGGCATGAACTGGGCCGCGCGCGCGGTCATGGCGATGATGCTGGTCGTCGCGCTGATGCTGATCGTCAACACGGTGCGCGTCTCCGCCTTCAGCCGTCGCCGTGAGACCGGCATCATGCGTCTGGTCGGTGCCTCCGGCTTCTACATCCAGGCGCCGTTCATCATGGAGGCCGCGGTCGCCGGGCTCATCGGCGGCACGGTCGCCTGCGGATTCCTGCTGATCGCGCGGTACTTCATCATCGACCACGGCCTCGACCTGTCCCACAAGCTCAACCTGATCAACTTCATCGGCTGGGACGCCGTCCTGACCAAGCTGCCGCTGATACTCGCCACGAGCCTGCTGATGCCCGCGCTGGCCGCGTTCTTCGCGTTGCGCAAGTACCTCAAGGTGTGA
- the ftsE gene encoding cell division ATP-binding protein FtsE, producing MIRFDNVSKVYPKQTRPALRDVSLEVEKGEFVFLVGSSGSGKSTFLRLILREERCSTGQVHVLGKDLARLSNWKVPQMRRQLGTVFQDFRLLPNKTVAENVAFAQEVIGKSRGEIRKSVPQVLDLVGLGGKEDRMPGELSGGEQQRVAIARAFVNRPKLLIADEPTGNLDPQTSVGIMKLLDRINRTGTTVVMATHDQNIVDQMRKRVIELEKGRLVRDQARGVYGYQH from the coding sequence GTGATCCGATTCGACAACGTCTCCAAGGTCTACCCCAAGCAGACCCGCCCCGCACTCAGGGATGTCTCCCTGGAGGTGGAGAAGGGCGAGTTCGTCTTTCTCGTGGGGTCCTCCGGCTCCGGAAAGTCCACCTTCCTGCGGCTGATCCTCCGCGAGGAGCGGTGCAGCACCGGGCAGGTGCACGTCCTGGGCAAGGACCTCGCCCGCCTCTCCAACTGGAAGGTGCCGCAGATGCGCCGCCAGCTGGGGACGGTCTTCCAGGACTTCCGGCTCCTGCCCAACAAGACGGTCGCCGAGAACGTGGCCTTCGCACAGGAGGTCATCGGCAAGTCGCGCGGCGAGATCCGCAAGTCCGTGCCCCAGGTGCTCGACCTCGTCGGGCTCGGTGGCAAGGAGGACCGGATGCCCGGCGAGCTCTCCGGCGGTGAGCAGCAGCGCGTGGCCATCGCGCGGGCCTTCGTCAACCGGCCCAAGCTGCTGATCGCCGACGAGCCCACCGGCAACCTCGACCCGCAGACCTCCGTCGGCATCATGAAGCTGCTCGACCGGATCAACCGGACGGGCACGACCGTGGTGATGGCGACCCACGACCAGAACATCGTGGACCAGATGCGCAAGCGCGTCATCGAGCTGGAGAAGGGCCGCCTCGTCCGCGACCAGGCGCGCGGCGTCTACGGCTACCAGCACTGA
- the prfB gene encoding peptide chain release factor 2, with translation MAVVDVSEELKSLSSTMESIEAVLDLDKMRADIAVLEEQAAAPSLWDNPDEAQKITSRLSHLQAEVRKAEALRGRIDDLGVLFELAEAEDDPDTRVEAEAELAAVKKALDEMEVRTLLSGEYDAREALVNIRAEAGGVDAADFAEKLQRMYLRWAEQHGYKTEVYDTSYAEEAGIKSTTFAVQAPYAYGTLSVEQGTHRLVRISPYDNQGRRQTSFAGVEILPVVEQSDHVEIDDSDLRVDVFRSSGPGGQGVNTTDSAVRITHLPTGIVVTCQNERSQIQNRASAMNVLQAKLLERRRQEEQAKMDALKGDGGNSWGNQMRSYVLHPYQMVKDLRTEYEVGNPEAVFNGEIDGFIEAGIRWRKQQEK, from the coding sequence GTGGCAGTCGTCGATGTATCCGAAGAGCTCAAGTCCCTCTCCTCGACCATGGAGTCGATCGAGGCCGTTCTGGACCTCGACAAGATGAGGGCAGACATCGCCGTGCTCGAGGAGCAGGCGGCCGCGCCGTCCCTCTGGGACAACCCGGACGAGGCGCAGAAAATCACCAGCAGGCTCTCCCACCTCCAGGCGGAGGTGCGGAAGGCCGAGGCCCTGCGCGGCCGGATCGACGACCTCGGTGTGCTCTTCGAGCTCGCCGAGGCCGAGGACGACCCGGACACCCGCGTCGAGGCCGAGGCCGAGCTCGCCGCGGTCAAGAAGGCGCTGGACGAGATGGAGGTGCGGACGCTCCTCAGCGGCGAGTACGACGCCCGCGAGGCGCTCGTCAACATCCGTGCCGAGGCCGGCGGCGTCGACGCGGCCGACTTCGCCGAGAAGCTCCAGCGCATGTACCTGCGCTGGGCCGAGCAGCACGGCTACAAGACCGAGGTCTACGACACGTCGTACGCCGAAGAGGCCGGGATCAAGTCCACGACGTTCGCCGTCCAGGCCCCGTACGCCTACGGCACCCTCTCCGTCGAGCAGGGCACCCACCGGCTCGTCCGTATCTCCCCCTACGACAACCAGGGGCGGCGCCAGACCTCCTTCGCGGGCGTGGAGATCCTTCCCGTCGTGGAGCAGTCCGACCACGTCGAGATCGACGACTCCGACCTCCGCGTGGATGTGTTCCGGTCCTCCGGGCCCGGTGGCCAGGGCGTCAACACGACGGACTCCGCGGTGCGGATCACCCACCTCCCCACCGGCATCGTCGTCACCTGCCAGAACGAGCGGTCCCAGATCCAGAACCGGGCCTCCGCGATGAACGTTCTCCAGGCCAAGCTCCTCGAGCGGCGACGCCAGGAGGAGCAGGCCAAGATGGACGCCCTCAAGGGCGACGGCGGCAACTCCTGGGGCAACCAGATGCGTTCGTACGTCCTGCACCCGTACCAGATGGTCAAGGACCTGCGCACCGAGTACGAGGTCGGCAATCCCGAGGCCGTCTTCAACGGCGAGATCGACGGCTTCATCGAAGCCGGAATTCGCTGGCGCAAGCAGCAGGAGAAGTAA